In the genome of Lactuca sativa cultivar Salinas chromosome 3, Lsat_Salinas_v11, whole genome shotgun sequence, the window CGCAACACCACTAATTTCTACGAAGAAAACAAACCTCAATCCTAAAAATCAACCTCGACTGACGAAAAACTCACAAACGAGCAAAAAAGAGCAATTGAAACAACAAATTATCGCCGGAAAACTTACCAGAAGAGGAGAATCGGTAGCCTTAAAGTATCCAAACCTCCTTTTGTAGTCGACAGGGTTGTCGATCAGATTTTGATATTTTTAATCAACAGGGAAAGGAGAGAAGCAGTGATTGAAGACGACAACTTCAGTTCCAGATATACAAGAGAGCGATGATATTAGGTCATTGTAGTGGAAGACAATAATGAAGAGAGATTTGGTTACTTTTAGTGTAAATAGGAAGGTCTGTAATCTGTATGTAATTAATTAGAAGTTAATGGTTAAAAATAATCAGGGAGATTGGAGGATGGAGAGTGAGCTAGAAGAATACTTCCAATTTATGATGAATCGATACCTAAATGAATTTCCATGGTAATATGCTTGACTTTTTGATCCTAGGAGCTGATCAATGATGACAAATTGATGCTTACAAAAAATTGAGAGATCATTGTTGATCAATCTCGATGAATCGATGATCATGAATCGGGCGATTTAGGGCTTCAAATATCGCAATCGAAGGTGAACATGAAAATTGTCAATCTGTAGGTTTGTAAATTCTTCACCGACGATCTGGATATGAAAGATTGTTGATTGGTAGTTGACGGACATAGAGGTGGACCGATTGAGGGAGGATGGAGACGAGGGGAAGAGATacgatggagagagagagagagagatctgaTAAGGAATGGTGATATGAGACGTATGTGTACAAGTCAATTTCGCCCTTGATTCCATTTAATTGTGATGCCCCGGTCCTTTATTTTTCAacttatttacaaaaatgccacaacGCATCTTGACCATCCCTTTTTTGATCCAATGCTCCACTTTAagttctcgggaaactatgagttctcaaatgatccttcccccccccccccccccccctctctctctctctctctctctctctatatatatatatatatatatatatatatatatatatatatatatatatatatatatatatatatatatatatatatatatatatatatatatatatatatatcaaatgaattggGCCATTACAAACTTGGGCCGATAATTCTTAACTACAATCTCATGCTATAGTATACCTTGCTACCGTGCTACGTCATCTATTCTTTATTATAGTCCGTCAAAGTAGGGTAATGGTAACGGGCTAACGCCGTTGTGTTTGCCGATATCTAATTAATttgttattatgattaattgattTGATTGGGTGCAAATGGCTTTCTTAATCTAATAttattctttgtctttttctcctCCCCTTTAGTGGCCTTTGCCCTTATCTAATCATcatgtttgaaaactcaaacgATTAGGTGGCACTatgtaaatgtttttttaatggaTATGTTCAACATTAGAAATCGTGAAATAAATAGTGTTAGACTTTTTTTGATTACTTTATCTCCGATATTTGCCAATTAAAATTTTCTTATAATATTTATAAAGTTTAGTCCGTAATCAtaacatttttaattaaataaaacctTTTCTAAAAGTAATTAACGTATCCATTAACAAAGTACCAATACAAACAAGACTCAAATATCAAAAGCTTGTGCTCAACAAATAACATCCACAATCGTTTGATTTCTttaacttttttgttttttttggaaaaaacgcatatatatatatatatatatatatatatatatatatatatatatatatatatatatatatataaaacagcCCAAACAAAGCAAGTTGCTAAGTTTGGAATAAAGCAATACAGAAGGTGTTTTGTAGTGATAAAAAAACGTACGTTTGAAAAAGAGTGATATTCCAATCCATCCGGCTTTTACAACGATTTGCATGATATTTGCTCCATTCAAAACTTTGAGACATGATAATATTCACCAATCTTGCAAGAGAGATCATCTTATTTTTGAAGATTTTGTCATTTCTTACTAGCCAATAATCCATAATATGGCATAGATTATCATAGTGAAGATTTGTATTTTCTTAGGACAATTCCCCATGTAGCTACATAATCAAAAAGTTCACGCTCTGTGTTAACACTCAAACTCTATGCTCCACACTATTTAAATATCCAACATAACACCAATTTTGAGAATTCGCATTCCACTAGTAAATGCTTTACAAATTCGTCATAGTTGCCACATAACACAGATTGTGGATTGGACCGTTAAGCCCCTACACGAAGGGCATGTTTGGCacggagcttttggaagcgtttgggagcttctagcttttagtttTTGACAGaacgctctagtttaaacaaaaagcttcgtttggcagtacgagcgtttagcttttagttttaacaaaacgctccgattctaaaagctacttcatgtagcttttaacaaaacgctccggagcttttgaaatcaatttccataattacccttaaaaatatatttaaatattttttatttttaatcaattgtccttttatgtaattttatatatttcaaaagcttctagctatttttgccaaacattcatataacaaataaaagctacagtttcccgctaccagctatcagctacacgctaccagctaaccgctacccgcttccagctaacagctacttttgccaaacacgcccgAAGTGTTGCAGAAACTGGGATTCACTCCAATACTACTCGCCAAATGGAACACTTAACCTTGAGGGGAAATAGTTTTGGCCAACAAATCCAATGACCGCTATTTGATTGGTTTTGCTTAGAGTCCACGAGTTTCTCATTGTgttcaccatatatatacatTCTTTATTTGGATTAAACCATAATGCATATTTTTCCAGGAAGGCTAAATTCAAAATATCCAAATATAAGGTagaactgatgaagtttcacaACCGTTTCCTGCATTTTCATTGCCACCTGAAACCATTGTTACTAATTCTTTCCATAAGTGTGCATCATTCAACTATTTctttaataactttttattttgcCTTTTCATATTTTCACTAAAACTTATCAAATAAAAACCTAATATCATAAACTTTCTTCAattattaactttttttaaaaaatatatttttcatattaACTAACTATCCTAATTTCTATAAGAGATTATATAAAACACCTCATCTGTTTTTTAAAGTACATGTTATAATTTGTTAAAAGAATATAACTTGATAGTAACATttaatatgataaatatataacaatacaagaaaataaaataaatattctaAATACAGAGTATATAATAttgttatagaaaaaaaaaaagtaaagataCTACCCACTTTTATTAATTTAAGTAACTTACcaatttatttaagtattttatgAACTTATACATTAAAATATATCTCTTACTTATTTATATATCTCTTACTTATTTATGTGAACATAAACTAATGATTTTATTTGTAAATAGTTAAGAAAAAttacataaattaaaaaaaccttacattacatatatacacataaatTTAAGTAAATTTGTTGTATAAACAAATCATTGATCCTTGAAATAAGTAGGACCATGGTAGACTTGTTCACCCAAATTTTAGAAATGGTTCAACTTGTGAATAATAAATTTTCATAGACGCGGCCATCACGACGTCTCTTTCCTCTGCCCTGACGAATTGTTGTCTCGTCTCGACCAAAAAGCGAGAGGATCTTtcccctctccctctctctctctctctctctctctctctctctctctctctcaaacagCAAAGTAAACCTTGAATCCTTATACCATATTCATCAAATCTCATAGATCGATCTCCATGGCTACTTCAGAACGCGAGATCTTTGTCTACACTGCTAAGCTCGCCGAGCAAGCCGAACGCTATGATGGTCAGTCAAAATTCTTCTTCGTCGATCTTTCCATTTTTATTTCGATTTCACTACGCATCGTACTTGGAGTAAGGATTATCCGATTTGTGTTCGCGTTTCATGTGATTTTGCTTTTTTCAGTTTTATAATTTTGTCATATCAGCAGCCAGTTGCTGAAATGGAATTTATTGAGAAAGAGACGACTCAAAACTGATCTCATTCTCTCTTCTTGCTACTCCTTTTGTATAATTTAGTTGATTAGTACATACGACTTGCAACAAGTAATAGTTTTAAACTGGATGCTTACTTCCGGATCGGAATTGAACGATTCGGATTTTATAAACTTCCGATTCCTAACTTGATTATCCATTGCACATATCGAGTTTTACGTCTTTAGGTATTTTCAAATTTCCAAGGACCTAGAAATTTTAGAACATTTTTGCGGCGTTAATTTGATTTTGAACCTGATAGATTAGCTTCCTAATAAGATCCTAATCTAACTAGTTATGCTTCTTTTTTTTTCTAGATCACCATTTGTTTTTCAGATTTGTTCCATTGCAAGCCGCTAATCAGATTAACTGTTGATTTTCCTTCGATTCACATAGGTTTCTACTTTCTTCTTTAGTGCTTTTGTTGATTCTAATTCTTCTCCTTACGTTTTAATGTTGACAGAGATGGTAGAAGCAATGACGAAAGTTGCAAAGCTAGGAGTGGAACTGACTGTGGAAGAAAGGAATCTGCTCTCAGTTGGGTACAAAAATGTAATCGGTGCTAGGAGAGCTTCATGGAGGATTCTCTCATCAATAGAACAGAAAGAGGAATCACGAGGTAATGATCAGAATGCAAAACGTATCAAGGAGTATCGACATAAAGTGGAATCAGAACTCAACACCATTTGCAATGACATCATGAGTGTGATTGATGATCATCTCATTCCTTCATGTGGCGAGTCTGGTGAATCACATGTATTCTATTACAAGATGTAAGCTCAAAACTCACATAATTTTCTACTTTCTTCATCCCATTTCAAGATTTTGCTTTCATTGTATTTGGGAATTTGGGATTCATTCCATTCTTGTTTGCAGGAAAGGAGATTACTATCGATATATGGCAGAATTTAAGTCTGGAAATGACAAGAAAGATGTTGCTGATCTTTCAATGAAAGCATATGAGGCAGCTACCACTACTGCAGAAGCTGAATTGCCACCTACACATCCTATTCGATTGGGACTGGCTTTAAATTTCTCAGTCTTCTATTATGAAATCATGAATTCAGCTGAAAGGTTtggttttaacttttaatttttaaTCATCAAATCAAGCTGATTTTTCATTTGTGATTTAACATTTTGTTGTTTAACAGGGCATGTCACTTAGCCAAACAGGCTTTTGATGAAGCAATTTCAGAGCTTGATACTTTGAATGAGGAGTCATACAAAGATAGTACTTTGATTATGCAGCTTCTAAGGGACAATCTCACCTTGTGGACATCTGATATTTCAGAGGAAGGAGGTAACtttattttatgtgttttttttaaatgacttataattatcattttagtTTTTTGACTATTTAAGTTTTTTATGTTACAGAAGATTTACACAAGCACGATGGTGGTGGTAAAACTGGTGGTGAGATTGAGAATGCAGAGGTTGGTGATtcattttaattttagttttttgactaagttttaatttaatttttaatttttaatttcagTGAAGGGAGTGGCGAATAGAGAAAAAAATTGGTGTTGATTATGGAGTTGGAAGTTGTTGGTGATGGATTGTGTGTTGGTATGGTTGTGtgatgatattattattattattatttagagtTTGTAGAGAGGATTAGGTGGTTTTATCTTTTCAATGACTACCCATTTTCCAACTCAGTTGTGTGCatcattttaatttatttttaatggttGATGTccttgtttttcttgttgtttGTTGGGGTGATTATAAAGGGGGTGATTGGAGTTTGTTTGATTTGGAATCTGGCCAATGGGGAAAAGGTCACAAAATATTGTAATCCCATTTGGTAggaaaaaaagaagaaaagtatGTCATAGATAGTCTTACCTTTTCTATGTGTAGAAAGTGTTTGGCATATACGACCAAAGGCTATTTTTGCAGGGATTGACTGAGAAATGATTTAGTGGAAGATGATCCAACAAAAACTGATTTAGTGGAAAAGAGAAAAAACAATCAATTAGGTATTTTTATCTCTCTCATTCCCATATATTCTATATTTTGGTACACAAGACGATACTAGGTACTTCCTGTTTTTAATGATATCATTTTAGTTCCTTACGACGAGCCAATATAATTCGTTTAGGGTTATCTAGCATTGAAAATAGTAACTACGATGATGCTTGGTAAGACTACTATACTAGTAGGTACACAAATAATATGCCATTTTTTTGGTATTTCTAAGTCCATCTATTATATCCACTACTAACCATTATAGTGGTGAGTGTCACATCATCACCCTAACCACCACTAAAAGGTTGGTATACCTACCATTATATCCCTTTTattttttgattatatatatacacacacacacacacacattttatTGTAGAGGGATagagagaagaaaagagaagaagaaaTTTGATTGGGCGTGCTCATCCGTTCTCCCCACCACAATTTACAACGATCACAAAGAACCACTAAGGTCTGGGGTGGTGTGCACAAACATGATCGTGGTCACTTAGACCATGACCCATTTTGTGGTATGCATACGAGTTACTAGACGGTCTAATGTACCGTGATTTCCATTCGTGGTTTTTGCACCAACACCATCACACGATCAAAAGTCATACAAAAATGATAGAAAACCTATAAACCtttaaaaacaaagaaaaataatatCTTCAAATTAAATTAAATGTATATCTTTATTAAACTTAGAAACTCACGTATATACCTAAATACTTAATTTAATCATACCCAAATACTTAATTTAATCATAGCTAGTTGTGACAcctatgtattacatgagtttatttaaaaaaataaacaaaaatgaagACCCAATAATATCGACCGATTGAACAAAGTTTGGTTACTAAATTCAAAATTCGACATTGAAAtgtcatcaatccaaaacatattCATCAACCAAAATTCAGTATCAACATTGATAGCTATTGATAGATATTAGTGATATGGTCGATTGAACTCGCATGTTTGGAGCTGTAAATACCAATTGCATAACCACCATActtatttcataataaaaatgtttAGAGAAGAACAATCGCAAGTCTCTTAAATCGAGTGTAGCAAATGAAATATATTCTTTAAAAATCGATTAGGAATATTCAATATAATTAAATTATGCTAATCGATTATGCACAACTGGCATTGAATAATGTCATGAATAACCATATAGTGAATAAAGATATCACATGTCGCAATGATTCAAAATAAGTATTTTAATACTTTAGTTATAATCTAATTTAAAGATAAtgtttttaatgtttaaataGATTAATTATAACTAAATTAAATGTTTGGGTATATATGTGGGTTTAAGATTTCGTAAGGATATACATGTAATTTGAAATTTTACAAAGTATATAGTCgtatttataaaattttacaaAAATATAAATGAAATCAAAAACATATACAATAATATCTTTTGAATGCCAAGAAAAATTTCATCCAAGACAATTCAAAGTATTTTACATCTATTAACCATAAATATAATGTCACCTACTTCATGTTAGACTCGACCAAAACATAATGGGTAGACTTCTAACTGTTATTAGTATATGTCACCTACTTCATGTTAGACTTGACCAAAACATAGTAGGCTTTGAAACTTTTAATAGACcctttaataattttttaaaataactattatcgttataaaataattatttttttttctataattattaaATATTACTCCGTATTACATAATAAATTTTATTTACTTACCTACAATTATTAACTGGTTATTAAATAAtaacaaatgtttttttttaataaatcgtAAAACCGGCTTTATACAATttctttatttccttatttttatataatttagaaatccttttaattattttgaatttttgttcaaatacattatttttttttcttgatatcttgttcaAATAAagtttttaatgatttttttgacattttatcCTTTACATTCCTTGTGAAATTTTGTTCGAATaaaatttttaatgttattttgcCATTTTATTCTTCACATTACTTTTGATGTTTTgttcaaacaattttttattttttttaacgttttggtcaaatgtatttttcattttctttaacGTTTTGTTCATCTATGTATTCATGACCACTATCATCCTTgttgaaatttaatttatttttgcgACGTGAAGTTTTTTTCGTTTTGATTTTTCTTGATATTTTGTTCGAATAaaaattttaatgtttttttatgttttatttgtttACATTATTTTTGACGTATTGTTAGAATaactttttttataatttaaaactttgtttgaatatatttttaatgtttttttaatgtttttttaacgTTTCGCTTTGGAAAAAAAAACTAGTTTTTAATTGGAtaaatatttctatttttttagaACTAGATCGTTTTTGTGCACCTGTATAACTCAAAATcaataaaatatgtaaaaaatcattaaataatgtattaaaaaaacaaacacaaataataagattatgttaaataattaaaattaaaaaaaattacatgaaTCATCTTTTGTGCAGTTGCAAAAAAACACGTTcaatccttattttcaaaaattaactcggacagtcttttgtttattttaaacTGCACATTTTATCTCTCcggacattaaaaaaaaaaagataaatagtTTTTGCACTTaataatttcttttctttttcagattataaaagaaaaagaaaatccaCCAACCCACCCCTCCCCCTTTTTCCCCCAATTTTTTGTTTTCTCCCTAACTCTCCGACAACCCACCCCTCCCATTTTTCCCCTAATTTTCTATTGTCTCCCTGACTCTCCGGCAAGACCAAAACATCAACACCACCATTTATtcctattttcattattttttagtTGTTATCCTTTTGCATTCTTCCCTCACCCTTTATCATTTTGTATTCTTCCCTCACCCTTTATCCTTTTGCATTGTTGTGGATCTGTTGGATTGATGTGTGTTTCAAAACCGaaaaaaaacttttctttatgCTTTCAAAACCATGTTATCTTTGTCTGCAGAAAATTTCAGTATAATAAAACATTTTGCGGCAATTGTCTcgttttattaaaatatctttAGTACAGacgtttgttttcaaaataacaaaaACATTCAGGATGTTATAATCAATACATAACATAGTTACAGCGTAAAGACCTAACGGTCATGAATATTATTGCAGATTTGTCTCTTTAATCACTCGACATCCTATTCAAGATTCAACAGCCTTAACACCGTTACATGTGATGCATATAGATTGAGTGAGTCAGGTTTATGAAAACATGGTGagacacatagggttttcaatcccataATATTTTAATGATAATATATCATAATTAATAAACATGTAAAACCATTTGTTATCCAATAACACAACATAAatatttataagacattttaTCCTTAGTTACCCATCATGTCGATCCTTACATACTGATCCTATAACAGTGATCTTATGAGATCTATATTGATGGATCACTGTAAGAGACAAGTTGACTATACTGCTTTGGGGATTCATTGGCAACAAATGTTAGTCAataaaggcaaccatgggggatatagtacaacgaatgaacataAAATCCTTTTCCTAGGATCAGTATAATTCATTAACACTTACAGACTATATGTCTGCTAGCGTTTCCACAAGACAGTTTAGCCTGTGGTTGTCATCTTACTCCAGCTGATGACCAGACATACCCATCGGTAGCTTGATACAGACACACCATTTATGACTATCTAAAAAGGAGGGTGAATACTAATACAGTACTCCAGTACATAACACATACCCCGCCACACAACAGTGTCATAGAATAAAGTTCTACTCTTCGTTCTAATCTCACATATACCCTTAGTATGATGCTACCCaatatccaaacttaattgaatTAAGCATCCCTTTTAGGTCTTAGTTTATAACTAGAAAAGATTACAATACATGTAATCAACTTCAAATTCAAATTTCCATTTTATGCAATATCATTACAATATAGGGAATAACTAGGCACTTATTCAACTTACTTTGAACTAAATATTCTTGAAAAAACTTAGTTTGTAACTAGACCAGATTATAATACTCCCTTTCAAAACAGTTTTCTTGGTCATGCAATACTATCACAATACAGGGTATGACTACACCCTTATTCAACTTACTTGGAACTAAACATCCTTTATACGTCTTTGTTTAAAACTAGACAATACTACAATCTATGTAATCAATTTCCAATACAAATCCCTATTTATGCAATACTATCATATCACAGTGTATATATATTTAACCTAAAGCATCAAGTATTCAATATACATTTAATCTTCTTAAGTAATAATACTTCCATTAGATTATCATGTATTAATACCATATATACactttaacacatatataaccaTATCTGGTTCACACAATGTTTATATAATTTTACAAAATATACATTTAACGTGTACTTTAGATAATAAGCATTTAATTCACACATAGGGTTTTAACTGATATTTAATGCTTTTAATAAATACgtatattaaaatcatgttcattaaaataactatgcactcacctgattgaGGTGAAAGACTCGCTTGAAGGTTAGCTTCCTGACTAACActttagtttttctttttaaacgGCCTAAATATGAATACTACTAAGCCTTAGTATTCTTTcgtatttataaagttatattaaaaattatcgGATTCTTCAATAATCCCAAAGAAATACCAAGTTCTATTAGATAATGAATGACCAGGTAAGATCACTCTAGAGGTAGGATCTGTTTTATAAAAAGATGTACCGTTTGGAAATTCCACTCTAAACACCTCACAAATCTAACCTAGACATCACTTTCGTAAGTAAATCGATCAGTATAACAATTGGTATTATTGATAAATCttttttataagttcataataacgaatatgaatataaatataaatcaCACTTTAAAGCAAATTATAACTCAACTTACAGGTTTTCTAGCGAAAAACCATAAATTGCACGAGCAGAACTTCAATACCAAAAGCTCCTTTTTATCGAGTTTTACGTTGCTCAAGAGCTTCGCCACTAATACTTAAAAGGGAAATTTTCATATTAGCCCATCGAACTTTTCACGTTTGTTTTAAAAGGTTACCTAACTTTTTTTTTACATTAAGGGAATGAACTCACATTTGACCGTTCTAAAATACCCTTCAACCATTGATAGACAATGTCGCTactaaattagaaaaaaaaatgacaTGGATGTCAACTCACTGCTTGGTGGCAGCTGAGTGTGGTCCACTGGACAACCCTTGTGCCCCAAGAATTTCCACGTCGTTAATGGACCCAATATATAATCAAAGTGATGCTCTAATGGATCAATCTGCCCCACTTTGTTACCCTGATCAGTTTCTCGTTTGTTCTTCCTTCTCCATCGAATACCCTTTTAACCGCAACCATTTCCAGACAAAGCCTCAACAAAGCTTCGCCCACAACAGTGGATTTCGTAATTCGGATTTAGACATTCCATCTACTGAATACGAGCTTTTTTCCTTGGAAACTCAAGAGGAGCTGGAGCAGatgagatgtcacaccccaaaaccggaacggcggaaatgttctggggtggatgacgtcatgtcaagtatcacaacacatgcattatagtaatcaaagtacaacaaccattgcattaatagtaatagttttacatggtttacattacaatacaacaaagtaatacaagtaataatataagtgtagtttggtactaagctatcttcagcaacagctccgggaatgtacctgtctaatgctgacctgagaatacaagttatttgaaaagcgagtatcaacatttttacaaatgctggtgagttcataagtatttagtgtcattttatccaaataactttaataaaagtggtagttttatagtatccattacattagtgtcgtttccagaaaatcctatattttctttaataaaagcagtcttctaccaagactggacagagttatgtggtaaaaagtagttttctctTAATcgttatcattatcaaaatacagaatttgattattaaagaaagcaagagaaatcagggaaataacatatgcctcagcagtgaagactgctgactaaggcaaaggaatcatagactccaggagagtatcgaacaaacaacACACCTGACTCGgtctaacaaagagagacacagaccccagacggtaccaaatgaaaggtacggctagcaaggtctaaaaacagaggatacagaccccagacaatatcaaatgaaagatactgctagtaaagtctaaaacaaagaatacagaccccagacaatatcaaatgaaagatacagcaagaaaggtctaaaaacagaggatacagaccccagacagtatcaaatgaaagatacaactagcaaggtctaaaaacaatgtgactctgagagtaggtttccagcatacagtgtgaAATACAGTGTAAAATACAGTGTAAAatgtcgttaccttaaggccatgaattataaggtaacctgggatactcgtaac includes:
- the LOC111884387 gene encoding 14-3-3 protein 9 isoform X1 translates to MATSEREIFVYTAKLAEQAERYDEMVEAMTKVAKLGVELTVEERNLLSVGYKNVIGARRASWRILSSIEQKEESRGNDQNAKRIKEYRHKVESELNTICNDIMSVIDDHLIPSCGESGESHVFYYKMKGDYYRYMAEFKSGNDKKDVADLSMKAYEAATTTAEAELPPTHPIRLGLALNFSVFYYEIMNSAERACHLAKQAFDEAISELDTLNEESYKDSTLIMQLLRDNLTLWTSDISEEGEDLHKHDGGGKTGGEIENAE
- the LOC111884387 gene encoding 14-3-3 protein 9 isoform X2: MATSEREIFVYTAKLAEQAERYDEMVEAMTKVAKLGVELTVEERNLLSVGYKNVIGARRASWRILSSIEQKEESRGNDQNAKRIKEYRHKVESELNTICNDIMSVIDDHLIPSCGESGESHVFYYKMKGDYYRYMAEFKSGNDKKDVADLSMKAYEAATTTAEAELPPTHPIRLGLALNFSVFYYEIMNSAERACHLAKQAFDEAISELDTLNEESYKDSTLIMQLLRDNLTLWTSDISEEGDLHKHDGGGKTGGEIENAE